Proteins encoded together in one Planctopirus ephydatiae window:
- the ppc gene encoding phosphoenolpyruvate carboxylase has protein sequence MSAKPILRSDVETLTSLLGGAIVEQAGSDLAALLMRIRQLSRERRVGLPGAAERLVELLAGLNEDQLDLLTKSLSIYFDLANVAEDLQRIRVIRQRERQSEGSVRKESLGDAIAQLKKQGATAEAVQHLLDKLHIGLVFTAHPTEAKRRTTRRILRQLRSDLTTAHQGDLLPRESGVLQERIRGSLTLLWQIDPMRPQPPTVMQEVERGLFFFDGLWDIVPLIFQDLRSALAEHYPGFKFHVPPFLKFGSWIGGDRDGNPFVTAQVTSDTLRLLETTAIERHLKTTRELADLLVVSDRGMPPDDPVYAVLQKTFGAHPELEQLVGDAPEAEPYRRWIKVIELKLRKRIEPALASPLKAYQTAAELEADARLIEESLLRRKGDRIYASFLAAWLDQIRTFGLQVSALDVRQDSRVHVDVLQEVFARTGIYAEYAKADEKTRQKILTTPHDLGMNVLEGELSDMARETFSLYKLMAETVRAGGIERFGGHIVSMTHYASDILVILWFWKWAWKVTAGESKAELPHLPLMPLLETIDDLRQGPAILTDLLSVPDYLAYLKKDQGAQPLQNVMVGYSDSTKDGGYLAASWGLYRAQEQLSDVLASQGVRLRVFHGRGGALGRGGGPAARAILSLPPKSVDGSLRVTEQGEVLAERYDEPQIAFRHLEQVTWATLLVSSTQEGHWPEDWFTHLDELAQQSYLHYRKLVDDPGFLMYFDRATPISEIERLPIGSRPARRRERKSLSDLRAIPWTFAWTQSRHMIPAWFGLGKALHDAVARNNEDWSRYQEMYRTWPIFQAIIDNATLALMKADLQIANRYADLVEDREVAKRLWSMIHEEYDRSRASVLMITGESSLLSNTPWLQTSIQERNPYVDPLNLIQVELLKRAREGSIEADRAARLQHSVRLTIQGVAAGLRTTG, from the coding sequence ATGAGTGCAAAGCCGATTTTGAGAAGTGATGTCGAGACGCTGACTTCACTTCTGGGTGGTGCCATTGTCGAGCAGGCCGGGAGTGACCTGGCAGCCTTACTCATGCGCATTCGGCAACTCTCTCGGGAGAGACGAGTCGGCTTACCGGGTGCCGCCGAACGACTCGTCGAACTGCTGGCGGGTTTGAATGAAGATCAACTCGACCTCCTCACGAAATCATTGAGCATTTACTTTGATCTGGCCAACGTCGCAGAAGATCTGCAGCGTATTCGTGTGATTCGTCAGCGGGAGCGGCAATCGGAAGGTTCCGTGCGCAAAGAATCGCTGGGCGATGCGATTGCTCAACTCAAAAAGCAGGGAGCGACGGCCGAAGCTGTACAGCATCTGCTTGATAAACTGCATATTGGCCTGGTCTTCACGGCTCACCCGACAGAAGCCAAGCGGCGAACGACCCGGCGAATTCTCCGCCAGTTGCGTTCTGACTTAACAACTGCCCATCAGGGAGATTTGTTGCCTCGCGAAAGCGGTGTCCTTCAGGAACGAATTCGCGGTTCACTCACGTTGTTATGGCAAATCGACCCCATGCGTCCGCAGCCACCGACTGTGATGCAGGAAGTCGAGAGAGGTCTCTTCTTCTTCGATGGTTTGTGGGACATTGTGCCGCTGATCTTCCAGGACTTGCGGAGTGCCCTCGCCGAACATTATCCGGGATTCAAGTTTCATGTGCCTCCATTTTTGAAGTTTGGCTCCTGGATTGGTGGCGATCGAGACGGTAATCCGTTTGTCACAGCACAGGTCACCAGCGATACACTGCGCTTGCTCGAAACCACTGCCATCGAGCGGCATCTGAAAACCACACGTGAACTCGCGGACCTGCTGGTCGTTTCTGATCGCGGAATGCCGCCGGATGATCCTGTCTATGCAGTCTTGCAGAAGACGTTTGGCGCTCATCCCGAACTTGAACAACTGGTTGGAGATGCTCCTGAGGCTGAACCTTACCGGCGCTGGATCAAGGTGATTGAACTCAAGCTTCGCAAACGCATTGAGCCTGCACTGGCATCGCCTTTGAAGGCCTATCAGACAGCAGCCGAACTGGAAGCCGATGCCCGGTTGATCGAAGAGAGCCTGCTGCGACGAAAAGGGGATCGAATTTACGCATCATTCCTGGCGGCGTGGCTCGATCAGATTCGTACCTTCGGACTGCAAGTTTCAGCTCTGGATGTCCGTCAGGATTCCCGCGTGCATGTGGATGTGCTGCAGGAAGTTTTTGCTCGTACCGGGATTTATGCCGAGTATGCCAAAGCGGACGAAAAAACCCGCCAGAAAATCCTGACGACGCCGCATGATCTGGGAATGAATGTTCTTGAGGGCGAGCTTTCTGATATGGCGCGAGAGACATTCTCGCTTTACAAACTGATGGCTGAGACAGTGCGTGCCGGTGGTATAGAGCGCTTCGGTGGTCACATTGTCAGCATGACGCACTATGCCAGCGATATCCTGGTGATTCTGTGGTTCTGGAAGTGGGCCTGGAAAGTAACCGCCGGTGAATCCAAGGCTGAATTGCCGCATCTGCCATTGATGCCACTGCTGGAAACCATCGACGATCTTCGCCAGGGGCCGGCAATTCTCACGGATCTGCTTTCCGTTCCTGATTATCTGGCCTACCTCAAGAAAGATCAGGGAGCACAGCCACTCCAGAACGTGATGGTGGGCTATTCCGACAGCACGAAGGATGGCGGATATCTGGCGGCTTCGTGGGGCTTGTATCGTGCTCAGGAGCAGCTTTCGGATGTGTTGGCCAGCCAGGGTGTGAGACTGCGAGTCTTCCATGGTCGAGGCGGTGCACTAGGCCGTGGCGGCGGACCGGCAGCCAGGGCCATTCTTTCGCTGCCACCAAAATCAGTCGATGGCAGTCTGCGTGTCACCGAACAGGGAGAAGTCCTCGCTGAGCGATATGACGAACCACAGATTGCCTTCCGCCATCTGGAACAGGTGACATGGGCCACGCTGCTGGTGAGCAGCACACAAGAAGGGCATTGGCCGGAAGACTGGTTTACTCATCTCGACGAGTTGGCTCAGCAATCTTATCTGCATTACCGCAAGCTGGTGGATGACCCTGGATTTTTGATGTATTTTGACCGGGCGACGCCGATCTCGGAAATCGAACGCTTGCCCATTGGTTCGCGACCAGCAAGACGACGCGAACGGAAGAGTCTCTCGGATCTCCGGGCCATTCCCTGGACATTTGCCTGGACGCAGAGTCGGCACATGATTCCCGCCTGGTTCGGTTTAGGGAAAGCACTGCATGACGCCGTCGCTCGCAACAATGAAGACTGGTCACGTTATCAGGAAATGTATCGGACATGGCCGATCTTCCAGGCGATTATCGATAACGCGACGCTGGCACTCATGAAGGCCGACTTGCAGATTGCCAATCGCTATGCCGACCTTGTCGAAGATCGGGAAGTCGCGAAGCGTTTGTGGTCCATGATTCATGAAGAGTACGACCGCAGTCGGGCATCGGTGCTGATGATCACCGGCGAATCGTCGCTGCTCTCGAATACACCCTGGCTGCAGACATCAATTCAGGAGCGGAATCCCTATGTTGATCCGTTGAATCTGATTCAGGTCGAGCTTTTAAAGCGAGCCCGTGAAGGGAGCATTGAGGCCGATCGTGCAGCGAGATTACAACACTCGGTGCGACTGACAATTCAAGGAGTGGCAGCCGGTTTGAGAACAACGGGTTGA
- the glgX gene encoding glycogen debranching protein GlgX → MRIWPGSPAPLGATFDGRGVNFALFSESASKVELCLFDSAESQVEACRITLPEQTDFVWHGYLPDVKPGQVYGYRVHGDYAPHAGHRFNPHKIVLDPYAMAIARDVQWSEEMFPYVIGQEEQDLLIDRRDNSAFAPLAAVVDRRFRWGRDRHPKTPWHETLIYELHVKGFSRLSPWVPRELRGTYAGLASEGSIRHLKELGVTAVELMPVHHFIDDHFLVTQGKRNYWGYNTLAFFAPAIRYAADPTPQGAILEFKKMVKTMHAHGLEVILDVVYNHTAEGNHLGPMLSLRGIDNRSYYRQVADNRRYYLDYTGCGNTLNMVCPRVLQLIMDSLRYWVQEMHVDGFRFDLAATLARELHAVDKLGAFFDIIHQDPVLSQVKLIAEPWDLGEGGYQVGNFPVLWTEWNGKYRDCVRRFWKGDGHTVSELATRICGSSDLYEHNGRRPYASINFVTAHDGFTLQDLVSYNHKHNEANGQNNEDGDSHNNSWNCGAEGPTSDPAILALRERQKRNLMATLLFSQGVAMIRSGDELSQSQGGNNNVYNQDNATSWLNWRIDPTQQRFLDFTKKCIKLWKSQPVLQRRNFFQGRELRGQGVQDIVWLTPDGLEMTDADWNAGHARCLGVILDGSQITEMNERGERIEGDTLFLLINAHHEEISFRLPEYGSGDMSEISSEQWRSAPDKKPAAVNSSSVIDEENPATEVATPASSGIVKTESRPTAAEQITRPAAMLNKVPAPEASMPVVENQVEIANQQHATPVATKEESESASIQVTPSARRMFWKPLIDTTFDDQILPKKVWPGQCYPLQGRSLVLFKRQVVKPGLVSRLFPVLAPVAGETVKSTADV, encoded by the coding sequence ATGCGTATCTGGCCAGGATCGCCAGCACCACTGGGCGCGACGTTTGACGGACGCGGAGTGAACTTTGCGCTCTTCTCGGAATCTGCCAGCAAAGTGGAACTTTGCCTGTTTGATTCTGCCGAATCCCAGGTGGAAGCTTGCCGGATCACACTCCCGGAGCAAACCGATTTTGTCTGGCACGGATATCTGCCGGATGTGAAACCCGGGCAGGTCTATGGGTACCGGGTGCATGGTGACTATGCACCACATGCAGGCCATCGCTTTAATCCTCACAAGATTGTACTGGACCCTTATGCCATGGCCATTGCCCGGGATGTGCAATGGTCGGAAGAAATGTTCCCGTATGTCATCGGGCAGGAAGAGCAGGATCTGCTCATCGATCGACGAGACAACAGTGCGTTTGCACCATTAGCCGCAGTGGTTGATCGAAGGTTTCGCTGGGGTCGAGATCGACATCCGAAAACACCCTGGCATGAAACACTTATCTATGAATTGCACGTCAAAGGATTCTCAAGACTCAGTCCGTGGGTTCCCCGTGAGTTGAGGGGCACGTATGCAGGTCTGGCCAGTGAAGGTTCCATCCGGCATTTGAAGGAACTTGGAGTTACTGCTGTCGAACTGATGCCAGTGCATCACTTTATTGATGACCATTTTCTGGTGACTCAAGGGAAGCGAAACTACTGGGGTTACAACACTCTGGCCTTCTTTGCTCCGGCAATCAGGTATGCGGCAGACCCTACGCCTCAGGGAGCAATTCTTGAGTTCAAGAAGATGGTCAAGACCATGCACGCGCATGGTCTGGAAGTCATTCTCGATGTCGTTTACAACCATACGGCTGAAGGAAATCATCTCGGACCCATGCTGTCGTTGCGCGGGATTGATAACCGCAGTTACTATCGGCAGGTGGCAGATAACCGCCGCTACTATCTCGATTACACCGGTTGCGGTAACACCTTGAACATGGTCTGCCCGCGCGTGCTGCAATTGATTATGGACAGCCTCCGTTACTGGGTGCAGGAGATGCATGTCGATGGATTCCGGTTTGATCTGGCTGCCACACTGGCCAGAGAATTGCATGCGGTCGATAAGCTGGGAGCCTTCTTTGACATCATCCATCAGGACCCTGTCCTCTCCCAAGTCAAACTGATTGCTGAACCCTGGGATCTGGGCGAAGGTGGCTATCAGGTGGGCAACTTCCCGGTGCTGTGGACGGAATGGAACGGGAAGTATCGCGATTGTGTCAGACGTTTCTGGAAAGGTGATGGCCACACCGTTTCTGAATTAGCCACGAGAATCTGTGGATCGAGTGATCTGTATGAGCACAATGGCCGCCGACCTTATGCGAGCATTAACTTTGTCACGGCCCATGACGGCTTCACTCTGCAGGATCTGGTTTCGTACAACCACAAACACAACGAGGCCAATGGCCAGAACAACGAAGACGGAGACAGTCATAACAATAGCTGGAATTGTGGAGCCGAAGGCCCCACGAGCGACCCGGCTATCCTGGCTTTGCGAGAGCGGCAGAAGCGTAATCTGATGGCGACGCTGCTCTTCTCTCAAGGCGTGGCCATGATTCGCTCGGGTGATGAACTCAGCCAGTCTCAAGGTGGGAACAACAATGTCTACAACCAGGATAACGCCACCAGTTGGCTGAACTGGAGGATTGATCCCACGCAGCAGCGGTTTCTGGACTTTACCAAAAAGTGCATCAAGCTCTGGAAGAGCCAGCCTGTTCTCCAGCGGAGAAACTTCTTTCAGGGGCGGGAACTGCGCGGCCAAGGTGTGCAGGATATTGTCTGGCTGACACCTGATGGCCTGGAAATGACCGATGCTGACTGGAATGCCGGCCACGCCCGCTGCCTGGGAGTGATTCTTGATGGCAGTCAGATTACCGAGATGAACGAACGGGGTGAGCGAATTGAAGGTGATACGCTGTTCTTACTCATCAATGCCCACCACGAAGAGATTTCCTTTCGGTTACCTGAATATGGATCTGGCGACATGAGTGAAATCTCCTCTGAGCAGTGGAGATCAGCACCAGACAAGAAGCCGGCAGCAGTGAATTCGTCCAGCGTTATCGATGAGGAGAATCCAGCGACGGAAGTTGCGACGCCTGCCAGCAGTGGGATCGTCAAGACCGAGTCTCGACCTACCGCCGCCGAACAGATCACAAGACCAGCCGCGATGCTCAATAAGGTTCCCGCCCCAGAAGCATCGATGCCGGTCGTTGAGAACCAGGTCGAGATCGCAAATCAGCAGCATGCGACACCAGTCGCTACCAAAGAGGAGAGCGAATCTGCTTCAATTCAGGTGACGCCCTCTGCCCGACGAATGTTCTGGAAGCCCCTGATCGATACGACTTTCGACGACCAGATCCTTCCCAAAAAAGTGTGGCCCGGACAGTGCTATCCATTGCAGGGACGCAGCCTGGTGTTGTTCAAGAGGCAGGTGGTGAAGCCAGGCTTAGTGAGCCGCTTGTTCCCCGTGTTGGCACCCGTTGCCGGGGAAACAGTGAAGTCAACAGCCGATGTTTGA
- a CDS encoding flagellar hook-basal body protein: protein MLYGLYLSAQGAESQAMRQGVLANNLANVGTNAFKPDIAVFRSYFPYDVAHQEPQRAPDTIDLETGGVALEGTITDFSQGSLKPTGKSTDAALLGNGFYQVKMGNETLLTRDGSLELNADGQLVHAGTGAPVLDPDGSEIVIPPEMIDLQIGDGGQISGVGPNGIVLPISHLAVVVPTRLTELQKRGDGMYSTKLPVAEAPPETRVRQGFVEASNADPMQGTLELIEVSRGFESNVNMMRMQDEMLGRLLQAIPRR from the coding sequence ATGCTGTACGGCCTCTATCTCTCTGCTCAGGGTGCAGAATCGCAGGCCATGCGACAAGGTGTGCTGGCGAACAATCTGGCCAACGTCGGCACCAATGCCTTCAAGCCAGATATCGCCGTTTTTCGCTCTTACTTTCCTTACGACGTTGCACATCAGGAACCACAAAGAGCCCCTGATACGATTGATCTGGAAACTGGTGGCGTCGCACTCGAAGGAACAATTACCGACTTTTCGCAAGGATCACTCAAGCCTACAGGCAAGTCGACGGACGCCGCACTTCTCGGGAATGGCTTTTACCAGGTGAAGATGGGCAATGAAACACTTTTGACACGAGACGGCTCCCTTGAACTCAATGCCGATGGACAACTGGTCCATGCAGGAACCGGTGCTCCAGTGCTTGATCCAGATGGCAGTGAGATTGTCATTCCACCGGAAATGATTGACCTGCAGATTGGCGATGGTGGTCAAATTTCGGGAGTGGGGCCAAACGGCATCGTTTTGCCAATCAGTCACCTGGCGGTGGTGGTTCCCACTCGATTGACCGAACTGCAGAAGCGAGGTGATGGGATGTACTCGACAAAGCTTCCTGTTGCCGAAGCACCACCGGAGACCAGAGTTCGGCAAGGATTCGTCGAAGCCTCCAATGCCGACCCGATGCAGGGAACACTCGAATTGATCGAGGTTTCGCGTGGGTTTGAATCGAACGTGAACATGATGCGTATGCAGGATGAGATGCTGGGTCGCTTATTGCAGGCCATTCCCCGCAGATAG
- the flgG gene encoding flagellar basal-body rod protein FlgG: protein MLYRAMYTAASGMQAYMFNLDTIANNLANAGTNGFKRSRTDFEDLYYQYYKLPGTQDTLGNYTPIGTAAGLGVRVAGTQIDFSQGALLETGRQLDMAITGDGFFMVRGNNQLFYTRRGEFTVNSNGDVVLASADIGRLIDPPINIPPDTVDIGISAEGIVSVIQAGSTVQNQVGQIQLARFINPEGLYQAGESLYAVTDASGQPLISNPGDQGLGLIRQGFLEISNVEPANELVDLIKTQRNVELNSQVIQASDQLLQLITNLRRY from the coding sequence ATGCTATACCGCGCGATGTATACGGCGGCTTCGGGCATGCAGGCCTACATGTTCAACCTCGATACGATTGCCAACAACCTGGCGAACGCGGGGACGAACGGCTTCAAACGCTCCCGTACCGACTTTGAAGATCTGTACTACCAGTACTATAAGCTACCCGGTACACAGGATACTCTGGGCAATTACACACCCATTGGTACAGCCGCCGGTCTGGGCGTGCGTGTGGCGGGGACTCAGATCGACTTCTCTCAGGGAGCACTGCTGGAGACGGGGCGACAACTGGATATGGCCATCACGGGTGATGGCTTCTTTATGGTGCGCGGCAACAACCAGCTTTTTTATACAAGGCGCGGCGAATTCACTGTGAACTCGAACGGTGATGTTGTCCTCGCCTCAGCCGACATTGGGCGATTGATTGACCCACCCATTAACATCCCGCCTGACACGGTTGATATTGGCATTTCGGCCGAAGGGATCGTCTCAGTCATTCAGGCTGGTTCGACAGTTCAGAATCAAGTTGGGCAAATTCAACTCGCAAGATTTATCAATCCAGAAGGTTTGTATCAGGCAGGCGAAAGTTTGTATGCGGTCACTGATGCCTCCGGGCAACCTTTGATCAGCAACCCGGGCGATCAGGGACTGGGTTTGATTCGACAGGGATTTCTGGAAATCTCGAATGTGGAACCTGCCAACGAACTGGTGGATCTGATTAAAACCCAACGTAACGTGGAGTTAAACAGCCAGGTGATTCAGGCTTCGGATCAGTTACTGCAACTCATTACGAACTTGAGACGATACTAA
- the flgA gene encoding flagellar basal body P-ring formation chaperone FlgA has product MALCIPARIRLHIQLPAKFIACGMLCACLAGSWLNACFAEPPVTKGETPSTLNSPGQSIATQASAVISLKERVSTTQTLITLNEVAEILSSDDAFRETLGNIPLGPGPGVGRPVMFDHLQVHQRLLAMGINLSRIEFSGSARAVVSRSAGEERAPQVIQQVSHVEPQPVIRVDRGKVEALLVTAFREQFRWGDEAAMPIVTISPHEATPPAVLQAVTDGAAIRYLAEKIDNLPEQAIHAQIMSSQGGEPQNVTLKLKLTPQVRMVAFRRAMQKGEIVQQGDLMWKLDTAQAECCTEPGQVIGMECRRATRAGELVNLKDLASAPLIRNGDIVTASLRVKGIVIRGQYKSLSTAARGETVTLVSLDDVRERVTAVVTGWHEAAITSTGGEGANTSQMRGVQLLKSSPQEDPPARSTPSRQGGRP; this is encoded by the coding sequence ATGGCTCTCTGCATACCGGCAAGAATTCGACTGCACATTCAACTCCCGGCGAAATTCATCGCCTGTGGGATGCTGTGTGCCTGTCTTGCTGGCAGCTGGCTGAATGCCTGCTTTGCCGAACCACCCGTCACAAAGGGTGAGACACCATCCACGCTTAACTCGCCGGGCCAGAGTATTGCTACGCAGGCTTCGGCAGTCATCAGTTTGAAAGAGCGGGTTTCGACAACACAAACACTTATCACCTTGAATGAAGTGGCAGAGATCCTTTCGAGCGATGATGCATTTCGAGAGACCTTGGGAAACATCCCTTTAGGGCCAGGACCGGGAGTGGGTCGACCAGTGATGTTCGACCATCTGCAGGTTCATCAGCGGCTCCTGGCCATGGGGATCAATCTGTCGCGGATCGAATTTTCTGGCTCGGCACGAGCAGTGGTTTCTCGCAGTGCCGGCGAAGAACGTGCTCCGCAAGTCATTCAACAGGTATCGCATGTCGAGCCGCAGCCAGTGATTCGCGTTGATCGTGGTAAGGTGGAAGCCCTATTAGTCACTGCATTTCGCGAGCAGTTTCGCTGGGGTGACGAAGCGGCCATGCCCATTGTGACGATTTCTCCCCATGAAGCCACACCTCCAGCTGTGCTCCAGGCAGTAACAGATGGCGCAGCCATTCGATATCTGGCAGAAAAAATTGACAATCTCCCCGAACAGGCCATACATGCCCAGATTATGTCCTCTCAAGGTGGAGAGCCACAAAACGTGACTTTGAAGCTGAAATTGACTCCACAAGTTCGCATGGTCGCCTTTCGACGAGCAATGCAGAAGGGCGAAATTGTGCAGCAAGGTGATCTGATGTGGAAGCTCGACACTGCACAAGCCGAATGCTGCACTGAACCCGGGCAAGTGATTGGTATGGAGTGCCGGCGAGCGACTAGAGCCGGTGAGTTAGTGAATCTGAAAGACCTGGCTTCGGCTCCACTGATTCGAAATGGCGATATCGTAACAGCTTCTCTACGAGTCAAAGGGATTGTGATTCGCGGGCAGTACAAAAGCCTTTCAACCGCTGCACGAGGCGAGACAGTGACACTTGTTTCCCTCGATGATGTGCGTGAACGGGTGACAGCTGTGGTGACAGGCTGGCACGAAGCAGCCATCACTTCGACAGGTGGCGAAGGTGCAAATACTTCGCAAATGCGGGGTGTCCAATTGTTGAAGTCTTCTCCTCAGGAAGATCCGCCTGCGAGATCGACGCCGAGCCGACAAGGGGGAAGACCATGA
- a CDS encoding flagellar basal body L-ring protein FlgH, protein MSWPHQALKHFLAYRLITVRVITTLGLTAGLQQLALCQGPPIITPLSDTRIEDYSLIYVEPPPLPPEIKVHDIITIQVDEKAEVIVNSRFNRQRNGAYAAELSDFVRFGDNFNLLPAAQNSPAIEGTLNNRLQTIGQLTDQEGISYNIAATVVDVLPNGTVVLEARKSIRTNQDFFEYRLAGRIDRLAILPNRTARSEDIAELKIERTQKGKVYNSTKTNWGTNILDIISPF, encoded by the coding sequence ATGAGTTGGCCACATCAGGCTCTGAAACATTTTCTCGCTTACCGGCTGATCACTGTCCGTGTCATTACAACATTAGGATTGACGGCGGGACTGCAGCAACTGGCTTTATGTCAGGGGCCCCCTATCATTACACCTCTTTCCGATACCCGCATCGAAGACTACTCGCTCATTTATGTGGAGCCACCTCCATTACCGCCGGAAATCAAGGTTCATGACATTATCACCATCCAGGTCGATGAGAAGGCGGAAGTGATTGTCAACAGCCGATTCAATCGCCAGCGGAACGGAGCTTATGCAGCCGAGCTAAGTGACTTTGTGAGGTTCGGGGATAACTTTAATCTGCTCCCCGCAGCCCAAAACTCACCAGCCATTGAGGGCACCCTCAACAATCGACTGCAAACGATTGGGCAACTGACTGATCAGGAAGGGATCAGCTATAACATTGCAGCGACAGTCGTGGATGTACTGCCGAATGGAACAGTGGTGCTGGAAGCCCGCAAATCGATCCGAACAAACCAGGATTTCTTCGAATATCGACTGGCAGGGCGCATTGATCGACTGGCGATCTTGCCCAATCGCACAGCCAGGTCTGAGGATATTGCCGAACTGAAAATCGAACGCACTCAGAAGGGTAAGGTCTACAATAGTACCAAGACCAACTGGGGGACAAACATCCTTGATATTATCTCGCCGTTTTGA
- a CDS encoding flagellar basal body P-ring protein FlgI has product MSRLATIFAILLLTCAIWPSQAEARVRLEYICSVQGQQEVRLTGLGMIVGLPGTGDGAKNAPTVRALRAAMARLNQPVLDTEIRNADNVAIVMVEATIPRTGLKRGQKIDCFVNAVMGAKSLRGGRLLSTPLTTADARNQLVIGVAGGAIVVDDPARPTSARITQGVDLVQDVTALFLSKQQDLVTLLIDPAHASFWTASEVARVINSEFTFESAAKTIAKPTGPGSVEIQIPQQYRQNPVEFIAQVLESGIDTPNTQARVILNPRTGTVVVTGEVEISPVIISHKSFVVEIGADDPLLTGPGPFIGLIENSGRQSPQQLKDLVDALNKLRVPTADVIDIIRELHATGKLHAELIEK; this is encoded by the coding sequence ATGTCACGCCTCGCTACCATTTTTGCAATACTTCTCCTCACCTGTGCCATCTGGCCCAGTCAGGCGGAAGCTCGTGTGCGGCTGGAGTATATCTGCTCTGTGCAGGGGCAGCAGGAAGTTCGTCTGACAGGTCTGGGAATGATTGTCGGACTTCCCGGGACTGGTGATGGCGCCAAGAATGCACCCACAGTCCGCGCCTTGCGAGCAGCGATGGCCAGGCTGAATCAACCCGTGCTGGATACGGAGATCCGTAATGCAGATAACGTGGCGATTGTCATGGTCGAAGCCACCATTCCTCGCACAGGTCTTAAACGCGGTCAAAAGATCGATTGCTTTGTGAATGCGGTGATGGGGGCAAAAAGCCTGCGTGGGGGGAGGCTTCTCAGCACACCTTTGACGACAGCCGATGCTCGCAATCAACTCGTGATTGGTGTAGCTGGCGGAGCGATTGTGGTCGATGACCCCGCACGCCCAACCAGTGCCCGTATCACGCAAGGGGTTGATCTGGTGCAGGATGTGACAGCTCTGTTCTTGAGTAAACAGCAGGATCTGGTCACGTTACTCATCGATCCGGCCCATGCCAGCTTCTGGACAGCCAGCGAAGTCGCCCGCGTGATTAACAGTGAATTCACCTTTGAATCAGCCGCGAAAACGATTGCCAAGCCGACTGGCCCCGGATCGGTCGAGATCCAGATTCCGCAGCAGTACCGACAGAACCCGGTGGAGTTCATAGCACAGGTGCTGGAATCAGGGATCGATACACCCAATACCCAGGCGCGGGTGATTCTCAATCCGCGTACAGGCACGGTCGTTGTCACAGGTGAAGTCGAGATCAGCCCGGTGATCATCTCGCATAAAAGTTTTGTCGTCGAGATAGGGGCTGATGATCCTTTACTGACTGGACCGGGGCCGTTTATTGGACTAATTGAAAATTCCGGTCGGCAATCTCCCCAGCAACTGAAAGACCTGGTCGACGCTCTCAACAAGTTGCGAGTCCCCACGGCTGATGTGATCGACATTATTCGTGAACTGCACGCGACAGGCAAACTCCATGCAGAACTGATCGAGAAATAG
- a CDS encoding rod-binding protein: MVNIESNAALKPLELSPTANMKPLHGASGKKDVSSAELKEQFGQTVGTIFYTQMMKALRSTAGETKYLNGGQAEKMFQSQFDQVVVEAMAKRGDNHFADAMQTAFEAGVQGGIARLPSLDPLKAGKLSREVSSESVDVLPNATKSTESERQNLSEQLADLSRQTQTLREARSGATGATEFFPMIRK; this comes from the coding sequence ATGGTTAATATCGAATCCAATGCCGCATTGAAGCCTCTGGAACTGTCGCCAACAGCGAACATGAAGCCTTTGCATGGCGCGAGTGGCAAGAAAGACGTTTCATCAGCTGAACTCAAGGAACAATTCGGGCAGACCGTTGGAACGATTTTCTACACTCAAATGATGAAGGCCCTCCGTTCGACAGCGGGAGAAACCAAATATCTGAACGGCGGCCAGGCTGAAAAAATGTTTCAGTCGCAGTTTGATCAGGTCGTTGTGGAGGCTATGGCGAAACGGGGTGACAACCACTTTGCCGATGCGATGCAGACTGCCTTCGAAGCGGGTGTTCAAGGTGGAATTGCCAGATTGCCTTCGTTAGATCCGTTAAAGGCCGGAAAGCTTTCCAGAGAGGTCAGTTCTGAGAGCGTGGACGTTCTGCCCAACGCCACAAAGTCTACGGAATCTGAACGACAGAATCTCTCGGAACAACTGGCAGATCTGTCACGGCAGACACAAACCCTTCGCGAAGCGCGATCAGGAGCAACCGGAGCGACAGAGTTCTTCCCTATGATCCGAAAGTAA